The following nucleotide sequence is from Azoarcus sp. CIB.
CGTGCATTGACGGCGTGCAGAAGAATGATCACAAACGCCAACCAGCTGACCTGACGAACTGTGTCACTCATCCACGCCAGCGTAAGAGCCGTCGATGAAGGGTTACGGACGACAAAGACGTTTGCAAGCGTCCACAGGGCACTCGCCCCGACAGCCAGCAGGAGGGCTCCGCCACGCGGCCGCTTGCGCCAGCCAAGAAGCAGGTAAATCCAGAACAGCGTGTACGCACCGCAAGCGATGCCGTATGCCACACCAGCCGACTCTGACAAATCAGTCCCCTGACCTTAGCGTCGCAAAGCTACGCAGCTGACGGAGATCTCCCGATGCACACAGCAAGGCGGCAACCGCTTCGGCAGCGGCTTAGTGTGCACCTTCGCCCGTCAGCACAACCCGGACCGTTTCGAAAAGCACGAGGATATCGAGGGCCAGATTGTGGTTCTTCACGTAGTACAGGTCGTATTGCAGTTTCTGCATCGCGTCGTCCACCGAAGCACCGTACTGGTATCGAACCTGGGCCCATCCTGTAACCCCCGGCTTGACGCTGTGACGCACCGAGTAGAACGGTATCTCGCGCGTCAGCTGATCCACGAAATACGGACGCTCAGGCCGCGGACCGACCAGACTCATCTCGCCCGACAGCACGTTCAACAGTTGGGGCAGCTCGTCGATGCGTAGACGCCGGATGACACGTCCTACACGCGTGACCCGGTCATCGCCCGATTGCGCCCACCGTGGCGTTCCATCGCCTTCTGCGTCCTGCCTCATGCTCCGGAACTTGATCACCTTGAATACGCGCCCGCCCCGCCCCACGCGCTCTTGCCGGTACAGCACCGCCCCCCCATCCTCCAGCAGGATAAGACACGCCGTCACGAACATCACGGGAAGCGAAAGTATCAACAGCATCGAAGCGGCGACCAGATCGAAGCACCGCTTGACGGTCCTTCGCGCCGCCCCCTGGCGAAAACCGTCACCATAGATGAGCCAGCTCGCCTTCAATGAGCCAATCGGTACCTGCCCGTGAGCACGTTCGAAGAATGACGACAGGTCAAGAACCTTCACCCCCCTGAGCTTGCAATCGAGCAACTCCCGGATCGGAAGTACCCCTCCCCTGCGCTCCCGGACGGCCACGATGACTTCGCTTACATGGAGCCGCCTGACCGTATCAAGAAGATCGCTCCCTTCCGAAACAATCCGGCCCGGGTCCACGGTGGGCAAATCCTCCCCGACCGAACGATAAAATCCGACAAGATCCCCGCCCGCCCCTCGTTCCCCCAACGAACTGGCCACAGCCTCTGCTTCGGCCCCCGTTCCAATGATCAGCACTCGCGGGTCGAACGCGGATGACGCACCACGACGGTTCGTCAAGCCCCGCATGACGAGCAACGCCCCCAACAGCAGAACAATGGAAATCTGCACCGCCTCGGACACGAAGTACCCCCAAGGCAGTATGGCAAAAACGGCGAAGGCTACAACGACGCTGACAACGACCGACACCAGGATACGGGAGGCCGTGGTCCGACCCGCCCCATTCAATGCACCCGCGCGGTAGAGGCCAAGAGCACCGTTGAGCATGATCATCACCACGGCGAAGAGCAATGCGGACGGAACGACCACCCTCCAGTCGACAGCACTCCCACGCGACGGAAGGGCAGTCGCAAGCAGAACCGCGAGAAACAAGATCGACGCGTCGAAAACTATCTGCTGCAACGCGTGCAACGGTACGTACTGTTTCAACACCTTTAACATCGCGCATCCCCTCGCCACACGACGACCGCGGATCGTGCGCGATTACACGACGCATCAGGCCGCCCGCATCCCGTGGTACGTAGGGAAACTCTAGTGCTTTACGCTTGCCGCCGTTGTTAAACAGGTCACGCCGTTCCGAACTCCCCTCTCGTGAAACACGAAACTCCCGCGACAGGACCGTCACGCTACACGGCGTCGACAGCCTCGTTGAGCCGCTGGCGAATCTGCATCGAGATCAGATCGACCACCTCATGCGCTTCGGGGAACCACTTTCCCAAGGTAACGAAGCCATGCACCATGCCCTGAACACCAAGATGCTCAACCGCGCCCCCCTCGGAGCGCACACGCTCGACGAACGCGATGCAATCATCACTCAGCGGGTCGCACTCCGCCGTAACGACTAGCATGGGCGGGAGATCCGCGAGCGACTTCGCCTTCATGGGCGAAGCTCGCCAGTCATCTGATTCCCCCCCAGGAAGATAACGCTCGAAGAACCAGGCCAGGCTTTCCCGATCAAGAAAATATCCCGAGGCGAAGGCGTCCCGCGACGGGCGGCTGCTTTCAATCTCGGTGCAGGGATAAATCAGGCCCAGGAAGCGCAGGGCGGCAGTTCCTCGATCGCGAAGCATCAACGCTGTCACCAGCGACAGAGTGCCTCCTGCGCTGTCGCCGCCCAATCCGAACCGCTCGGGATCCACCGTCAGTTGATCGGCGTTCGCCCGCGCCCACTCGACGGCGAACAGCGCATCCTCCACCGCGGCGGGGAAAGGATGCTCCGGCGCCAGCCTGTAATCCACCGACAGCAACGCACACCCGGCCCGATTCGCAAGCTGTCGACACAGTGCGTCATGACTTTGCACGCTGCCGACACACCACCCGCCGCCGTGGAAGTAGATCAATAACGGCAACGCCTCGGCCGGACATGCCTCAAGGGGCCGATAAAGGCGCCCAAGCAATGCACTGCCGTCAGGACGCGCCATTGGAACTTCCAGCGTCGAAGCAACCGCCTCCGGCTCACCACCGAACACGAATTGCAGCTTTTCGAATGAATGCCGCGCCTGAGCGACCGTAAGCTCATGAAATCGCGGAGCACCGACCCGATACACCATGTCCAGCAAAGACCGGGCCTGATCTGTGAGAGCCATTGTGAGATACCTGACAGCGGAAGCGATCGCGGCCCCCATATTGCGGGGCGTCGCGAGATCCTAGCAGAATGAAATGGGATGCCCGATAACGGGCACTTCGTAGACGTAAAAAAGCCGCTGCCCTGGAGTAGGGAAGCGGCTTTTTTGGAGTGGGGTAGTCTGACGATGACCTACTTTCGCACTCACGAAGAGCACTATCATCGGCGCGGTCCTGTTTCACTGTCCTGTTCGGGATGGGAAGGAGTGGTTCCGGGACGCTATGGTCGTCAGACTGTAAGGGGTCACAAAGTGGAGAAGTAGAGTGTGTGGGAGTGTGATTGTTTAGCGTGTTGAGTTCGCTGTGATCCAGGGTTATAGGATCAAGCCTCACGGGCAATTAGTATCGGTTAGCTTAACGCATTACTGCGCTTCCACACCCGACCTATCAACGTTGTAGTCTTCAACGACCCTTCAGGGGGCTCGAGGCCCCGGGGAAGTCTCATCTTGAGGCGAGTTTCCCGCTTAGATGCTTTCAGCGGTTATCTCTTCCGTACTTAGCTACCCGGCGATGCGACTGGCGTCACAACCGGTACACCAGGGGTACGTCCACTCCGGTCCTCTCGTACTAGGAGCAGGTCCTCTCAAACTTCCAGCGCCCACGGCAGATAGGGACCAAACTGTCTCACGACGTTTTAAACCCAGCTCACGTACCACTTTAAATGGCGAACAGCCATACCCTTGGGACCGGCTACAGCCCCAGGATGTGATGAGCCGACATCGAGGTGCCAAACTCCGCCGTCGATGTGAACTCTTGGGCGGAATCAGCCTGTTATCCCCAGAGTACCTTTTATCCGTTGAGCGATGGCCCTTCCATACAGAACCACCGGATCACTATGACCTGCTTTCGCACCTGCTCGACTTGTCGGTCTCGCAGTCAAGCCGCCTTTTGCCATTGCACTATCAGTACGATGTCCGACCGTACCTAGGCGACCTTCGTACTCCTCCGTTACCTTTTGGGAGGAGACCGCCCCAGTCAAACTGCCTGCCATGCACGGTCCCCGACCCGGATTCACGGGCCAAGGTTAGAACCTCAACGACACCAGGGTGGTATTTCAAGGTTGGCTCCACGAGAACTAGCGTCCCCGCTTCAAAGCCTCCCACCTATCCTACACAAGTCCCGTCAAAGTCCAATGCAAAGCTACAGTAAAGGTTCATGGGGTCTTTCCGTCTAGCCGCGGGTAGATTGCATCTTCACAAACATTTCAACTTCGCTGAGTCTCAGGAGGAGACAGTGTGGCCATCGTTACGCCATTCGTGCAGGTCGGAACTTACCCGACAAGGAATTTCGCTACCTTAGGACCGTTATAGTTACGGCCGCCGTTTACCGGGGCTTCGATCAAGAGCTTGCACCCCATCACTTAACCTTCCGGCACCGGGCAGGCGTCACACCCTATACGTCCACTTTCGTGTTTGCAGAGTGCTGTGTTTTTAATAAACAGTCGCAGCCACCGATTCTCTGCGGCCCCTTCGCCCTTCGGATGTACTCCTACAAGCTAGTGGGGCATACCTTCTCCCGAAGTTACGGTATCAATTTGCCGAGTTCCTTCTCCTGAGTTCTCTCAAGCGCCTTAGAATTTTCTTCCTGCCCACCTGTGTCGGTTTGCGGTACGGTCGATTTTAGACTGAAGCTTAGAGGCTTTTCCTGGAAGCATGGTATTAGTCACTTCGGTCTCAAAGAGACCTCGTCATCACGCCTCAGCTTAGCTCCGCGGATTTGCCTACGGTGCACGCCTACACGCTTAAACCGGGACGTCCAACACCCGGCTGACCTAACCTTCTCCGTCCCCCCATCGCATCTAAAATCGGTACAGGAATATTGACCTGTTTCCCATCGACTACGCATTTCTGCCTCGCCTTAGGGGCCGACTCACCCTGCGTCGATGAACGTTGCGCAGGAAACCTTGGGCTTTCGGCGAGGGTGCTTTTCACACCCTTTATCGCTACTCATGTCAGCATTCGCACTTCCGATACCTCCAGCATCCCTCTCGAGACACCTTCGCAGGCTTACGGAACGCTCCCCTACCATCTCTTTCGAGATCCGCAGCTTCGGTTCATGGCTTGAGCCCCGTTACATCTTCCGCGCAGGACGACTCGACTAGTGAGCTATTACGCTTTCTTTAAAGGGTGGCTGCTTCTAAGCCAACCTCCTAGCTGTCTATGCCTTCCCACTTCGTTTCCCACTTAGCCATGTATTTGGGACCTTAGCTGGCGGTCTGGGTTGTTTCCCTCTTGTCCCAGGACGTTAGCACCCCAGGACTGTCTGCCGTATATCACTTTGCGGTATTCGGAGTTTGCTATCGCGGGGTAGATCGCAGTGACCCCCCCAACGATTACAGTGCTCTACCCCCGCAAGTGTCCGTACGACGCACTACCTAAATAGTTTTCGGGGAGAACCAGCTATTTCCGGATTTGTTTAGCCTTTCACCCCTATCCACAGCTCATCCCCTAATTTTTCAACATTAGTGGGTTCGGACCTCCAGTACCTGTTACGGCACCTTCATCCTGGCCATGGATAGATCATCCGGTTTCGGGTCTACGCCCAGCAACTATGTCGCCCTTATCAGACTCGGTTTCCCTACGCCTCCCCTATTCGGTTAAGCTCGCTACTGAACGTAAGTCGCTGACCCATTATACAAAAGGTACGCAGTCACCCCACAAGGAGGCTCCCACTGTTTGTATGCATGCGGTTTCAGGATCTATTTCACTCCCCTCCCGGGGTTCTTTTCGCCTTTCCCTCACGGTACTGGTTCACTATCGGTCGATCACGAGTATTTAGCCTTGGAGGATGGTCCCCCCATCTTCAGACAGGATTTCTCGTGTCCCGCCCTACTTGTCGCACGCTCAGACCCGCCACCTACTTTTCGCATACGGGACTATCACCCTGTATTGTCGGACTTTCCAGACCGTTCTGCTAAATAGATGGTTTAGTCGTGCAGGCTACTCCCCGTTCGCTCGCCACTACTTGGGGAATCTCGGTTGATTTCTGTTCCTGCGGCTACTTAGATGTTTCAGTTCGCCGCGTTC
It contains:
- a CDS encoding TIGR03013 family XrtA/PEP-CTERM system glycosyltransferase, whose amino-acid sequence is MLKVLKQYVPLHALQQIVFDASILFLAVLLATALPSRGSAVDWRVVVPSALLFAVVMIMLNGALGLYRAGALNGAGRTTASRILVSVVVSVVVAFAVFAILPWGYFVSEAVQISIVLLLGALLVMRGLTNRRGASSAFDPRVLIIGTGAEAEAVASSLGERGAGGDLVGFYRSVGEDLPTVDPGRIVSEGSDLLDTVRRLHVSEVIVAVRERRGGVLPIRELLDCKLRGVKVLDLSSFFERAHGQVPIGSLKASWLIYGDGFRQGAARRTVKRCFDLVAASMLLILSLPVMFVTACLILLEDGGAVLYRQERVGRGGRVFKVIKFRSMRQDAEGDGTPRWAQSGDDRVTRVGRVIRRLRIDELPQLLNVLSGEMSLVGPRPERPYFVDQLTREIPFYSVRHSVKPGVTGWAQVRYQYGASVDDAMQKLQYDLYYVKNHNLALDILVLFETVRVVLTGEGAH
- a CDS encoding alpha/beta hydrolase — encoded protein: MALTDQARSLLDMVYRVGAPRFHELTVAQARHSFEKLQFVFGGEPEAVASTLEVPMARPDGSALLGRLYRPLEACPAEALPLLIYFHGGGWCVGSVQSHDALCRQLANRAGCALLSVDYRLAPEHPFPAAVEDALFAVEWARANADQLTVDPERFGLGGDSAGGTLSLVTALMLRDRGTAALRFLGLIYPCTEIESSRPSRDAFASGYFLDRESLAWFFERYLPGGESDDWRASPMKAKSLADLPPMLVVTAECDPLSDDCIAFVERVRSEGGAVEHLGVQGMVHGFVTLGKWFPEAHEVVDLISMQIRQRLNEAVDAV